From Chelatococcus sp. YT9, a single genomic window includes:
- a CDS encoding DUF1150 domain-containing protein — MTNSDAFEFIGDVQDSDALAAAGEGKVAYVRAMRSEEFNRLFPQAPEIQPGLELFALLGADGTPILLTDSRDAAIANAWEHNLEPISVH, encoded by the coding sequence ATGACCAATAGTGATGCGTTTGAGTTTATCGGCGACGTTCAGGACAGCGACGCGCTGGCGGCTGCGGGCGAGGGCAAGGTTGCCTATGTGCGTGCCATGCGCTCCGAGGAATTCAACCGCCTGTTTCCACAGGCACCAGAGATTCAGCCGGGCTTGGAGCTTTTCGCCCTGCTAGGGGCGGATGGCACGCCCATCCTCCTGACCGATTCCAGGGACGCGGCCATTGCCAATGCCTGGGAGCACAACCTGGAGCCCATCAGCGTCCACTGA
- a CDS encoding Hsp20 family protein, translating into MSRVPSLSSPFLLGFDEIERALDRVAKAATDGYPPYNIERIPRCDNEPEKLRITLAVAGFTQDQLEITLEENQLCIRGRQVDDRTRHFLHRGIAARQFQRTFFLADGMEVMGADLSNGLLSVDLVRPESERVIRRIDIISRDGG; encoded by the coding sequence ATGTCTAGGGTACCGTCTCTGTCGTCCCCGTTTCTGCTCGGCTTTGACGAGATCGAGCGCGCATTGGACCGTGTCGCCAAAGCAGCGACGGATGGCTATCCGCCTTACAACATCGAGCGCATTCCCCGTTGCGACAACGAGCCGGAGAAGCTCCGCATTACCTTGGCGGTGGCCGGCTTCACCCAAGACCAGCTCGAGATAACCCTCGAGGAAAACCAGCTTTGCATCCGCGGCCGGCAGGTGGATGACCGCACCAGGCATTTCCTGCATCGCGGGATCGCGGCGCGACAGTTCCAGCGCACGTTCTTTCTGGCCGACGGCATGGAGGTTATGGGCGCGGATCTATCGAATGGCTTGCTGTCGGTCGATCTCGTGCGTCCTGAATCGGAACGTGTGATACGGCGAATCGACATCATCTCCCGTGACGGTGGATGA
- a CDS encoding TIGR02300 family protein: MAKPELGTKRVCPTTGRKFYDLNKDPIVSPFTGESFPRSVFEPQPKAPSRAASEEEDDTPATGEAVELVSLDEADEAEAGKNLPADDDIELDDDIEEDETFLAEDEESDDDVSDLIDGDIADDEET, from the coding sequence GTGGCGAAACCGGAACTCGGCACCAAGCGCGTCTGCCCGACCACAGGCCGCAAATTCTACGATCTGAACAAGGACCCGATTGTGTCCCCCTTCACGGGCGAATCGTTTCCACGTTCAGTTTTTGAGCCTCAGCCCAAGGCCCCGAGCAGGGCCGCGAGCGAGGAAGAGGACGATACGCCCGCCACTGGCGAGGCAGTCGAGCTCGTGTCTCTTGACGAGGCAGACGAGGCCGAGGCCGGCAAGAACCTGCCGGCTGACGACGATATCGAGCTCGATGATGACATCGAGGAGGACGAGACGTTCCTCGCCGAGGACGAGGAATCCGACGACGATGTCAGCGATCTGATCGACGGCGATATCGCCGACGATGAAGAGACTTGA
- the aroA gene encoding 3-phosphoshikimate 1-carboxyvinyltransferase, with the protein MSSHSSPSPLVSRPSPSLRGRVAIPGDKSISHRALIFGLLSVGETHITRLLEGEDVLRTAAAVKALGATVNHTGEGAWTVTGVGIGGLIQPADVLDFGNAGTGSRLIMGVVGSHSITATIDGDASLRKRPMRRILAPLEAMGATVVSEEQGGRCPITLRGAQEMIPITYQTPVPSAQIKSAVLLAGLNAPGTTTVIEQEASRDHTERMLRHFGAEVEVTAAGTHGRRIALKGQPELRAAPVAVPADPSSAAFPLVAALVVPGSEVILQGVMTNPLRTGLVTTLIEMGADITLLNHRTDGGEEVADLEVRFGPLKGVDVPAERAPSMIDEYPILAVAAAFASGETRMRGLSELRVKESDRLAAVAEGLFAAGIKARIEDDDLIVEGVGGTPAGVRGGGTAATHLDHRIAMSFLVLGLGAREGMAIDDAGMIATSFPSFVPLMRRLGANLG; encoded by the coding sequence GTGTCGTCCCATTCGAGCCCCTCGCCCCTTGTCTCCCGCCCCTCGCCGTCGCTCCGCGGTCGCGTTGCGATTCCCGGCGATAAGTCGATTTCGCATCGTGCGCTGATTTTTGGGCTCCTGAGCGTCGGTGAGACGCATATCACGCGCCTGCTCGAGGGCGAGGACGTCTTGCGCACGGCTGCCGCCGTGAAGGCGTTGGGCGCCACTGTGAATCACACGGGCGAGGGCGCTTGGACGGTGACGGGGGTGGGCATCGGCGGCCTCATCCAACCAGCCGACGTGCTTGATTTCGGCAATGCCGGGACGGGCTCGCGCCTGATCATGGGCGTCGTGGGATCTCACTCCATCACCGCGACCATCGATGGTGATGCCTCGCTGCGCAAACGCCCGATGCGCCGTATCCTCGCCCCCCTGGAGGCGATGGGTGCTACCGTTGTTTCCGAGGAACAGGGCGGCCGCTGCCCGATCACGCTGCGTGGCGCGCAGGAGATGATTCCGATCACCTACCAGACACCGGTGCCTTCGGCCCAGATCAAGTCAGCGGTGCTGCTGGCGGGCCTCAACGCGCCTGGAACGACGACCGTGATCGAGCAGGAGGCGTCGCGCGATCACACCGAGCGAATGCTGCGCCATTTTGGCGCAGAGGTGGAGGTCACCGCCGCCGGCACCCACGGACGCCGCATTGCTCTGAAGGGCCAGCCCGAGCTGCGCGCGGCTCCGGTCGCCGTGCCGGCCGATCCATCCTCTGCGGCCTTCCCGCTCGTGGCAGCCCTCGTGGTGCCAGGATCTGAGGTCATTCTGCAAGGCGTGATGACCAATCCGCTGCGAACCGGCCTCGTGACCACGCTCATCGAGATGGGCGCCGATATCACCCTCCTTAATCATCGCACAGACGGCGGTGAGGAGGTGGCGGACCTCGAGGTGCGGTTTGGCCCTCTAAAGGGTGTGGACGTTCCTGCTGAGCGGGCCCCTTCGATGATCGACGAGTATCCGATCCTGGCCGTCGCGGCGGCCTTCGCCAGCGGCGAGACGCGCATGCGGGGGCTCTCGGAATTGCGCGTGAAGGAATCGGACCGGCTGGCGGCGGTTGCCGAGGGTCTCTTCGCTGCGGGTATCAAGGCGCGGATCGAGGACGATGACCTGATCGTGGAAGGAGTCGGCGGCACGCCAGCGGGCGTTCGCGGCGGCGGGACGGCCGCCACCCATCTCGACCATCGCATCGCGATGTCGTTCCTCGTGCTCGGACTTGGCGCCAGGGAGGGGATGGCCATCGACGACGCGGGCATGATCGCCACCAGCTTCCCGAGCTTCGTGCCGCTGATGCGCCGGCTCGGCGCAAATCTCGGCTGA
- the cmk gene encoding (d)CMP kinase produces MILAIDGPAASGKGTLAKRLAAHFNLPHLDTGLLYRGVAMALLDRGEPLDDEAAAERAAQALSPALLDDPRLRERAMGEAASVVAAQPRVRAALVAFQRTFAAAPQGAVLDGRDIGTVICPDADVKLFVTASPEVRAKRRALELNNRGERSNEAEILADIRIRDARDANRADAPLRAAPDAQVLDTSDLTVDEVFAKALALIAMAIQDCTHTRA; encoded by the coding sequence ATGATCCTGGCGATAGACGGCCCGGCTGCCTCAGGGAAAGGCACCCTCGCGAAGCGGCTCGCGGCCCATTTCAACCTCCCCCATCTCGACACCGGGCTTCTCTACCGTGGCGTAGCGATGGCCTTGCTTGATCGCGGTGAGCCGCTCGACGACGAAGCTGCCGCTGAGCGCGCGGCGCAGGCTCTCTCACCCGCATTGCTCGATGATCCCCGCTTGCGCGAGCGGGCGATGGGCGAAGCCGCCTCTGTCGTGGCCGCACAGCCGCGGGTGCGCGCCGCCCTGGTTGCCTTCCAGCGCACCTTTGCCGCAGCGCCGCAGGGCGCCGTTTTGGACGGACGCGACATCGGCACGGTGATCTGTCCGGACGCGGACGTTAAACTGTTCGTGACCGCCAGTCCCGAAGTGCGGGCGAAACGGCGCGCGCTTGAGCTGAACAATCGCGGGGAGCGGTCCAACGAGGCTGAAATCCTTGCCGATATTCGCATTCGCGACGCGCGCGACGCCAACCGCGCGGACGCGCCATTGCGCGCAGCGCCGGATGCGCAGGTGCTGGATACGTCAGATCTGACAGTTGACGAAGTTTTCGCCAAAGCATTGGCGCTCATTGCAATGGCAATACAGGATTGCACACACACAAGGGCGTGA
- a CDS encoding DUF1194 domain-containing protein, which translates to MLARVCEKLRLGSLFLTGTLIACGMIGLMAEPVQAAEQEVDLALVLAVDISYSMDEDEQKLQRQGYMDALRSREVLEAIGKGAVGRIAVTYVEWAGQRSQDVIVPWRIIEGPESADSFVEVLSNAPIRRAFRTSISGGIDFSAALFNTGGIKAMRRVIDVSGDGPNNEGRAVTDARDEAIAQGITINGLPILLKRPGYTDISDLDGYYRDCVIGGVGAFMVQLRELQQFSNVIRTKLVTEIADSDQTPKNEFGRIAPLIQQAGIVAPTPQFAQAQPRVERAPANGQGRTGCLVGERMWNQRMGN; encoded by the coding sequence ATGTTGGCACGTGTATGCGAAAAGCTGCGGCTTGGCAGCTTGTTCCTCACGGGTACTCTCATTGCCTGTGGGATGATCGGCCTGATGGCCGAGCCAGTACAAGCGGCCGAGCAGGAGGTTGACCTCGCGCTCGTTCTTGCCGTCGACATATCCTACTCCATGGACGAAGACGAGCAGAAACTGCAGCGACAAGGCTACATGGACGCCCTGCGCTCGCGTGAGGTGCTCGAGGCAATCGGCAAGGGCGCCGTCGGCCGCATCGCCGTCACCTATGTGGAGTGGGCCGGACAGCGCAGCCAGGACGTCATAGTGCCCTGGCGCATCATCGAGGGCCCTGAAAGCGCGGATTCCTTTGTCGAAGTTCTGTCGAATGCGCCAATACGACGCGCCTTCCGCACGTCCATCTCGGGCGGCATCGATTTCTCGGCCGCGCTGTTCAACACGGGCGGGATCAAGGCGATGCGGCGGGTGATCGACGTTTCGGGCGATGGACCGAACAACGAGGGGCGCGCCGTGACTGATGCACGCGACGAGGCGATTGCGCAGGGTATCACCATCAACGGCCTGCCGATCCTGCTGAAAAGGCCGGGATATACCGATATCTCCGATCTTGATGGCTACTATCGAGACTGCGTCATCGGTGGCGTCGGCGCATTCATGGTGCAACTGCGGGAGTTGCAGCAGTTCAGCAACGTGATCCGCACCAAGCTGGTGACTGAGATCGCTGACAGCGACCAGACGCCGAAGAACGAGTTCGGTCGTATCGCGCCGCTGATCCAACAGGCTGGCATCGTCGCTCCAACGCCTCAGTTCGCCCAGGCTCAGCCGCGCGTCGAACGTGCCCCGGCCAACGGACAGGGGCGCACGGGCTGCCTCGTCGGCGAGCGCATGTGGAACCAGCGCATGGGTAACTGA
- the panC gene encoding pantoate--beta-alanine ligase, giving the protein MCAAVSPQPAIAETVAALRTIVRGYRAAGQTVALVPTMGALHEGHLQLVREGRRSADRVIATIFVNPTQFGPNEDFARYPRDRDGDLAKLASAGANAVFLPTVAVMYPPGFATTVTVSGVSEGLCGAFRPGHFAGVATVVTKLLLQASPDVALFGEKDYQQLQVIKRFARDLDIPVQIRGVPTIREADGLALSSRNAYLTPAERAVAPRLHGLLDEIAEKLQAGQDAAPLLAAGMDRLREAGFEPVQYLAFVDAETLAPLDRAERPGRLLVAAYLGKTRLIDNVAVLPRGA; this is encoded by the coding sequence ATGTGTGCAGCCGTGTCACCACAGCCCGCGATCGCCGAAACCGTTGCCGCGCTGCGCACTATCGTGCGGGGCTATCGCGCCGCAGGACAGACGGTCGCTCTTGTGCCGACCATGGGGGCTCTGCATGAAGGCCATCTCCAACTGGTTCGCGAAGGCCGCAGATCTGCTGACCGGGTGATCGCCACGATATTCGTCAATCCTACGCAGTTCGGGCCGAACGAAGACTTCGCGCGCTATCCCCGCGACCGGGATGGCGACCTTGCCAAGCTGGCGAGTGCTGGCGCCAATGCCGTCTTCTTGCCGACCGTCGCGGTGATGTATCCGCCGGGCTTCGCCACCACGGTGACTGTCAGCGGTGTCAGCGAAGGCCTCTGCGGGGCATTCCGGCCGGGACATTTCGCAGGTGTCGCCACGGTGGTGACCAAGCTTCTCCTTCAGGCGTCCCCGGATGTGGCGCTATTCGGCGAAAAAGACTATCAGCAGCTCCAGGTCATCAAGCGGTTCGCGCGGGATCTCGACATTCCGGTGCAGATTCGCGGCGTGCCGACGATCCGCGAGGCTGACGGCCTCGCATTGTCCTCTCGGAACGCCTATCTCACGCCGGCCGAGCGCGCAGTTGCGCCGCGGCTGCACGGGCTTCTCGATGAGATCGCGGAGAAGCTCCAGGCGGGGCAGGATGCCGCGCCCTTGCTGGCGGCCGGGATGGATCGCCTGCGGGAAGCTGGTTTCGAACCCGTGCAGTATCTGGCTTTCGTGGATGCGGAAACGCTCGCGCCGCTCGACCGGGCGGAGCGCCCGGGCCGGCTGCTGGTCGCCGCCTATCTCGGCAAGACAAGGCTGATCGACAATGTCGCCGTGCTGCCGCGCGGCGCGTGA
- the panB gene encoding 3-methyl-2-oxobutanoate hydroxymethyltransferase, whose product MSAASRDGRISTKDISVRSAANPIVALTAYTMPMAKLLDPHCDLILVGDSLGMVVYGMDSTLGVTLDMMIAHGKAVMRGAARACVVVDMPFGSYQESREVAFRNAARIMAETGCSAVKLEGGVEMAETVAFLVARGIPVLGHVGLKPQSVHSHGGFRVQGRDEAMAQAIRRDAEAIAAAGAFAVVLEGTVEPLARAIAADLAAPVIGIGASPACQGQILVSEDILGLYGEFTPKFVKRYAELGAAASEAVAAYARDVRAHAFPGPEHCFGVALAQAAAKVKPAGKIKAPDKAKASAKSSAKTPGKTPVKAPAKAPR is encoded by the coding sequence ATGAGCGCGGCGAGCCGTGACGGTCGGATATCGACGAAGGATATCAGCGTGCGTAGCGCGGCCAATCCGATCGTCGCCCTGACGGCTTATACCATGCCGATGGCCAAACTCCTCGATCCCCATTGCGACCTCATCCTGGTTGGGGATTCGCTCGGGATGGTGGTCTATGGCATGGACTCGACGCTCGGCGTCACCCTCGACATGATGATCGCCCATGGCAAGGCGGTGATGCGCGGCGCCGCGCGTGCCTGCGTGGTGGTCGACATGCCCTTCGGCAGCTATCAGGAATCGCGCGAGGTCGCGTTCCGCAACGCTGCCCGCATCATGGCCGAGACCGGCTGTTCCGCCGTCAAGCTGGAGGGCGGGGTGGAGATGGCCGAGACAGTGGCCTTTCTCGTCGCGCGCGGCATCCCGGTGCTGGGGCATGTCGGGCTTAAGCCGCAGTCGGTGCATAGCCATGGCGGTTTCCGCGTGCAGGGCCGCGATGAGGCAATGGCCCAGGCCATCCGCCGGGACGCCGAGGCGATCGCAGCGGCAGGTGCCTTCGCGGTCGTTCTGGAGGGGACGGTAGAGCCTTTGGCGCGCGCCATTGCGGCGGATCTCGCCGCGCCGGTGATCGGTATTGGCGCCTCGCCTGCTTGCCAGGGGCAGATCCTCGTGAGCGAAGACATTCTCGGGCTCTATGGCGAATTCACGCCAAAATTCGTGAAGCGCTATGCCGAACTCGGCGCTGCCGCCAGTGAGGCGGTCGCCGCCTATGCGCGTGACGTCCGCGCCCACGCCTTTCCAGGGCCGGAGCATTGCTTCGGCGTGGCTCTGGCCCAAGCCGCCGCGAAGGTCAAGCCCGCAGGCAAGATCAAAGCCCCCGACAAGGCCAAAGCTTCAGCCAAGAGTTCTGCCAAGACGCCTGGCAAGACGCCCGTCAAGGCTCCCGCCAAGGCCCCCAGATAG
- a CDS encoding methylglyoxal synthase has product MRRTAIALVAHDAKKDAMADFAAAHRLKLSACDLFATGTTGGRVMERCPELQVQRLKSGPLGGDQQIGALIAEGRIDALIFFVDPLSPLPHDVDVKALTRLGLVYDIAMALNPVTAEMVLAAIQPHV; this is encoded by the coding sequence ATGCGTCGCACCGCCATCGCTCTCGTCGCCCATGATGCAAAAAAGGACGCAATGGCGGATTTCGCGGCGGCTCACCGGCTCAAGCTCTCCGCCTGCGACCTCTTCGCCACGGGCACCACCGGCGGGCGCGTCATGGAGCGTTGCCCGGAACTCCAGGTGCAGCGGCTGAAAAGTGGCCCGCTCGGCGGCGACCAGCAGATCGGCGCCCTGATCGCGGAAGGGCGTATCGATGCCCTCATTTTCTTCGTCGATCCCCTCTCGCCGCTGCCGCATGACGTTGATGTCAAGGCACTGACACGCCTTGGCCTCGTCTACGATATCGCCATGGCGTTGAACCCAGTTACGGCGGAGATGGTGCTCGCGGCAATCCAGCCCCATGTGTGA
- the hrpB gene encoding ATP-dependent helicase HrpB produces the protein MAAIPLPIDDALPALTRHLRAAPNAVLVAPPGAGKTTRVPLVLIGEPWVAGGRIILLEPRRLAARGAAGRMAATLGEAVGETVGLRVRLGSKIGPKTRIEVVTEGVFTRMILDDPELAGIAAVLFDEFHERSLDADFGLALALDAQAGLRPDLRILVMSATLDGARVARLLGDAPVVESEGRAFPVETRYLGRDPDRRIEDEVTDAVMRALRAEPGSLLVFLPGQGEIRRVEERLAQRIIDPAVDLAPLYGALDRSAQDKAIEPAAPGRRKIVLATSIAETSLTIDGVRVVIDSGLARVPRYEPNIGLTRLETVRVSRAAADQRRGRAGRTEPGVCYRLWEEAATGALEAFAKPEILAADLAPLLIASAAWGVADPTALAFLDPPPKPALGEARRLLADLDALDADGRLTETGRRLQALPLPPRLARMVIAAAGGGQAGLAADIAAVLVERGLGGTGTDLTERLGRFRSERSPQARDMRRMAEGWAKSVPSGRPQGEPGDAGALLALAFPDRIAKARGKPGEFLMANGRAAALDAADALARSPYLAIAEIAGGGATARILLAAPLTLEAIEHLAGDRIVTATEVTFDRQARALRARETRRLDALVLGERPLPVPADEATAAILAKGIAGLGLGALPWTKAISQWRERVMFLARAEGGEWPDLSDAALTAGIADWLGPHLLGRTGLSAISASDLDGALKALLPWDLQRRLEAEAPTHVTMPTGSNIPVDYGGEEGPGIAVRVQELFGLAKHPTLAGGRVPLVLHLLSPAHRPIQITRDLPAFWRGSWADVRSDMRGRYPKHPWPEDPLNAAPTTRAKPRGT, from the coding sequence ATGGCCGCTATCCCCCTTCCCATCGACGACGCGCTTCCGGCGCTGACGCGCCATCTCCGCGCCGCGCCGAACGCGGTGCTCGTCGCGCCGCCCGGCGCGGGCAAGACGACGCGGGTGCCGCTCGTCCTCATCGGCGAGCCGTGGGTGGCGGGAGGGCGCATCATCCTGCTCGAGCCGCGACGGCTCGCCGCGCGGGGGGCGGCTGGGAGGATGGCGGCGACGCTCGGCGAGGCGGTGGGGGAGACGGTCGGCCTGCGCGTGCGCCTCGGCTCGAAGATCGGGCCCAAGACGCGCATCGAGGTGGTGACGGAGGGCGTCTTCACCCGGATGATCCTCGATGATCCCGAATTGGCGGGTATTGCCGCCGTTCTCTTCGACGAGTTCCACGAGCGATCGCTCGACGCCGACTTCGGCCTGGCGCTGGCGCTCGATGCGCAAGCGGGTCTGCGGCCGGACCTGCGTATTCTTGTCATGTCCGCCACGCTGGATGGCGCCCGCGTCGCGCGGCTTCTCGGCGATGCGCCTGTCGTCGAGAGCGAGGGCCGGGCCTTTCCGGTCGAGACGCGCTATCTCGGGCGCGATCCCGATCGCCGCATCGAGGATGAGGTCACGGATGCGGTGATGCGCGCGCTCCGCGCCGAGCCGGGCTCGCTGCTCGTCTTCCTGCCGGGGCAGGGCGAGATCCGCCGGGTCGAGGAGCGGCTTGCCCAACGCATCATCGATCCTGCGGTCGACCTTGCGCCGCTCTATGGCGCCTTGGACCGCTCGGCGCAGGACAAGGCGATCGAGCCCGCCGCGCCCGGGCGCCGCAAGATCGTGCTGGCCACCTCCATCGCCGAGACGTCGCTGACCATCGACGGCGTGCGCGTGGTGATCGATTCCGGCCTCGCGCGGGTGCCACGCTACGAGCCGAATATCGGGCTCACCCGGCTTGAGACCGTGCGCGTGTCGCGCGCAGCCGCGGACCAGCGGCGAGGGCGCGCGGGCCGCACCGAGCCCGGCGTCTGCTACCGGCTGTGGGAGGAGGCCGCTACCGGCGCGCTGGAAGCCTTCGCCAAGCCGGAGATCCTGGCGGCGGATCTCGCGCCGCTCCTGATCGCCTCGGCGGCCTGGGGGGTGGCCGATCCCACGGCGCTCGCCTTTCTCGATCCGCCGCCGAAGCCAGCGCTCGGCGAGGCCCGGCGCCTCCTCGCCGATCTCGATGCGCTCGATGCCGATGGGCGCCTCACCGAGACGGGCAGGCGTTTGCAGGCTCTGCCGCTCCCGCCCCGGCTCGCCCGCATGGTGATCGCCGCGGCGGGGGGTGGGCAGGCGGGCCTGGCCGCCGACATCGCGGCTGTTCTGGTGGAGCGCGGGCTCGGTGGCACGGGGACGGATCTCACTGAGCGTCTCGGCCGCTTTCGCAGCGAGCGCTCGCCGCAAGCGCGCGATATGCGCCGGATGGCTGAAGGCTGGGCGAAGTCGGTTCCATCTGGGCGGCCGCAGGGTGAGCCCGGCGACGCCGGCGCTTTGCTCGCGCTCGCCTTTCCCGATCGTATCGCCAAGGCGCGGGGGAAGCCGGGTGAATTCCTGATGGCCAATGGGCGCGCAGCGGCGCTCGATGCGGCTGATGCCCTGGCGCGGTCCCCCTATCTCGCCATCGCCGAGATTGCCGGCGGCGGGGCGACCGCGCGCATTCTTCTCGCCGCGCCGCTCACGCTGGAGGCTATCGAGCATCTGGCGGGAGACCGCATCGTCACCGCGACGGAGGTCACCTTTGACAGGCAGGCGCGAGCGCTCAGGGCGCGGGAAACGCGGCGGCTCGACGCGCTCGTGCTCGGCGAGCGGCCCTTGCCGGTGCCGGCGGACGAGGCGACGGCCGCCATTCTCGCAAAAGGCATCGCCGGCCTGGGGCTCGGCGCGCTGCCCTGGACCAAGGCGATCAGCCAGTGGCGCGAGCGGGTGATGTTTCTGGCACGCGCTGAGGGCGGGGAATGGCCGGACCTGTCCGATGCCGCGCTCACGGCCGGCATTGCGGACTGGCTCGGCCCGCATCTCCTCGGCAGGACCGGCCTGTCCGCCATCTCGGCGTCAGACCTCGACGGCGCGCTCAAGGCGCTTCTGCCCTGGGACCTTCAGCGGCGGCTGGAGGCCGAGGCGCCGACCCACGTCACGATGCCGACCGGCTCCAACATCCCGGTCGACTATGGCGGGGAGGAGGGGCCGGGCATCGCCGTGCGTGTGCAGGAACTGTTCGGGCTCGCCAAGCATCCCACGCTTGCCGGCGGACGGGTTCCGCTGGTGCTGCACCTGCTCTCGCCAGCCCACCGGCCGATCCAGATCACCCGTGATCTACCCGCCTTCTGGCGCGGCTCGTGGGCTGACGTGCGCAGCGACATGCGCGGTCGCTATCCCAAGCACCCCTGGCCGGAGGACCCGCTCAATGCGGCGCCGACGACGCGAGCCAAGCCCCGGGGCACATAG
- the lepA gene encoding translation elongation factor 4, translating to MSEQPIDTIRNFSIVAHIDHGKSTLADRLIQMTGALSDREMSEQVLDSMDIERERGITIKAQTVRLEYPAKDGKTYILNLMDTPGHVDFAYEVSRSLAACEGSLLVVDASQGVEAQTLANVYQAIEAGHEIVPVLNKVDLPAAEPDRVKEQIEEVIGLDASDAIPISAKTGVGIPDVLEAIVTRLPPPKGDRAAPLKALLVDSWYDAYLGVVVLVRIVDGVLKKGMNIKLMGTNAIHGVDKIGVFRPKMVDVAELGPGEVGFLTGSIKEVADTAVGDTITDAKRPCAEPLPGFKPVQPVVFCGLFPVDAADFENLRAAMGKLRLNDASFSYEMETSAALGFGFRCGFLGLLHLEIIQERLEREFNLDLISTAPSVIYKLQMRDGSEIELHNPADMPDVMKIEEIEEPWIRATILTPDDYLGSVLKLCQDRRGEQVDLNYVGKRAMVTYDLPLNEVVFDFYDRLKSISKGYASFDYQITEYRPGDLVKMSILVNAEPVDALSMLVHRARAESRGRAMCEKLKELIPPHLFVIPIQAAIGGKIIARETVRALRKDVTAKCYGGDASRKRKLLDKQKEGKKRMRQFGKVEIPQEAFIAALKMDS from the coding sequence ATGAGCGAGCAACCCATCGACACCATCCGCAACTTTTCCATCGTCGCGCATATCGACCATGGCAAATCGACGCTGGCCGACCGTCTGATCCAGATGACGGGCGCCCTGTCGGATCGCGAGATGTCCGAGCAGGTGCTCGACTCCATGGATATCGAGCGCGAGCGCGGCATCACCATCAAGGCGCAGACCGTGCGCCTGGAATATCCGGCCAAGGATGGCAAGACCTATATCCTGAACCTGATGGACACGCCCGGCCACGTGGACTTCGCCTATGAGGTGTCGCGGTCGCTGGCCGCGTGCGAGGGCTCGCTCCTCGTCGTCGACGCTTCCCAAGGCGTCGAGGCGCAGACGCTCGCCAATGTCTATCAGGCCATCGAGGCCGGCCACGAGATTGTGCCTGTGCTCAACAAGGTGGACCTACCAGCCGCCGAGCCGGACCGTGTCAAGGAACAGATCGAGGAAGTGATCGGGCTCGACGCGTCCGACGCCATCCCCATCTCGGCGAAGACCGGTGTCGGCATTCCCGATGTTCTGGAAGCCATCGTGACCCGCCTTCCGCCGCCAAAGGGCGACCGCGCGGCTCCCCTCAAGGCGCTGCTCGTCGACAGCTGGTACGATGCCTATCTCGGGGTCGTCGTGCTCGTTCGCATTGTCGATGGCGTGCTCAAGAAGGGCATGAACATCAAGCTGATGGGCACCAATGCCATCCACGGCGTCGACAAGATCGGCGTGTTCCGTCCGAAGATGGTTGATGTCGCTGAGCTCGGCCCGGGCGAGGTGGGCTTCCTCACCGGCTCCATCAAGGAAGTGGCGGACACGGCCGTCGGCGACACCATCACCGACGCCAAGCGTCCCTGCGCGGAACCGCTGCCCGGCTTCAAGCCGGTGCAGCCGGTGGTGTTCTGCGGGCTCTTCCCGGTCGATGCCGCCGATTTCGAGAACTTGCGCGCCGCCATGGGCAAGCTCCGGCTCAATGACGCGAGCTTCAGCTACGAGATGGAGACCTCGGCGGCGCTCGGTTTCGGCTTCCGCTGCGGCTTCCTCGGACTGCTGCATCTCGAGATCATCCAGGAACGCCTGGAACGCGAGTTCAACCTCGACCTCATCTCCACCGCCCCGTCGGTCATCTACAAGCTGCAGATGCGGGATGGTTCCGAGATCGAGCTGCACAACCCGGCCGACATGCCGGACGTGATGAAGATCGAGGAGATCGAGGAGCCGTGGATCCGCGCCACCATCCTCACGCCGGACGACTATCTCGGCTCGGTGCTGAAGCTCTGCCAGGACCGCCGTGGCGAACAGGTGGATCTCAACTACGTCGGCAAGCGCGCCATGGTGACCTATGACCTGCCCCTCAACGAGGTGGTGTTCGATTTCTACGATCGCCTGAAGTCGATCTCCAAGGGCTACGCCTCCTTCGACTACCAGATTACCGAATATCGTCCCGGCGATCTCGTGAAGATGTCGATCCTCGTCAATGCCGAGCCCGTCGATGCCCTCTCCATGCTCGTGCACCGTGCGCGCGCCGAGTCCCGCGGCCGTGCGATGTGCGAGAAGCTGAAAGAGCTTATCCCGCCGCATCTCTTCGTCATTCCGATCCAGGCGGCCATCGGCGGCAAGATCATCGCCCGTGAGACGGTGCGGGCGCTGCGCAAGGACGTCACCGCGAAGTGCTATGGCGGCGACGCCAGCCGCAAGCGCAAGCTTCTCGACAAGCAAAAAGAGGGCAAGAAGCGCATGCGGCAGTTCGGCAAGGTCGAAATCCCGCAGGAAGCCTTCATTGCCGCACTGAAGATGGATAGCTGA